TCGAATAGTAGTGTATTTCTTCGTGTAAAAGACCACAATATCCAGATCTGACAGATATTATAAAAATTCCACGTCACGGAATATCAGCGGGAAAACCGAGGAACGGTCGTGAATGACTCGACTGGCGTTGCACGAGGCGGAACAAATTTGTAGGAGTCGATAATAGAAGATAGCGAAATGAACGCACCACCTCGGGACACAATCAAGTCGGACGAAACACTCCTAGAGATACTCGACGCGCTTCACAGTCTCGAAACAGCCACGCTGACAGCGATCGCGTCGGAAGTCGGCGTCTCCAAGAGTACGGTTCACAGACACTTAGAAACGCTCCGAGCGCAGCGGTTCGTCGACAAGCGTGACGACGAGTACGTTCTGGGACTCGAGTTTCTCCGGTATGGCGGGGCGGCCCGCGAACGCTACTCGTTTCATCGCCAATCGAAATCGATCGTCCAACAGGTGGCCGACCAGACCGGTGAGTTCGTCGGATTCCTCGTCGAAGAACAGGGCGTCGGCACGTTCATCTACTGTGAGATGGGGACGGAGGGAGTTCCGTCGGAGGCGAGAGTCGGACAGAACGTGTTTCTCCACCAATCGGCGTCCGGAAAAGCGATTCTCGCGTTTCTTCCGGAGGACCGACGGGACCGGATACTCGAACGGTACGGACTGCCGCCACGGACGGAGCAGACGTTGACCGATATGGACGAACTGCGCGCTGATCTCAGTGACGTCCGAGAGCGGGGGTACGCTTACGCCCACGAGGAGTACACGACGGGACTTCGAGCGGTGGCCGCACCCGCTTTCGACGCCCAAGACGACGTCATCGGAAGCCTCGTCGTCGCCGGACCGACCCACAGGATGCGCGGCGAGCGCTTCGAGTCAGACCTGCCGGAACTGGTCACGGGTGCCGTAAAGGAGTTTCAACTCACTATCTCATACACGTGACGGCTACCGAGACATACATAACACGCGTACGTCCGTTAGGTGATTTCGAGACACGCGTTAGCTAAACGTCGGGAACTCCTCGTCGGTCTCTTCCATATTGATGTTCACCTCGATGACGTTCGCCGTGTTGACGACGTCCTCGATCAGTTGTTTGTGGTAGTCAGCACGCTTCATTCGACGAACGGGGCCGGATACGCTGATCGATCCGAGGACGCGCCCGTGACGGTTCGTCACCGGCGCACCGATGGCTTGCAGTCCGGTGATCTCCTCCTCATCGTTGAGAGAGTAGCCACGTTCACGTATCGTGTCGAGCTCCTCGAACAGGTCCTCACGGTCGGTGATCGTCGAGTCGGTCTTCGCCGGAAGTCCGTACTTGTCGACGATCCACTCGACGCGTTCGCGCGGGAGATGCGCCAATATCGCCTTCCCTGTCGCCGAAAAATGGAGGTAATCCGCGCGCTGAAGCTTGTTCACTTGGTAGTCGCTGCCGACGGCTTTCTCGCCGCTCACCTTGTAGAGATTGACCCCCAGTCCGTGCTGTTCGGTGGCGAGGTGAGCGAACTCGCCGGTCGTTTCGGCGAGCTCTTCGAGTTCGGGCTTCCCGATCCGATAGAGCGTGTTCTGATATCGTACGTACTCGCCGACAAGCAGAAACTGCAACGAGAGCCGGTAGGTGTCGCCCTCCTTGACGACGAACTTCTCCGCGCGAAGCGTACTGAGGTAGTTGTAGACGACGCTCTTCGAGAGGTCCAAGTACTCCGCTAATTCGGTGACGCCGGCCCCGTCTAACTCCTCTAAGGCCCGAATGAGATCGAACGCGCGCGATACCGTCTTCAAGGTCCGCGGCGAACCGGTCGGCCGTTCGTCCGTCATACCTGTTGTTCTGGTCCGTGCGACTATAGTTGTTTGTATTTCGTAAACCCGCAGTTTCGAGGTGTCGAGTTCAACCCCTCGGAGACGGCGTTCAGGGACGTCCGCGAACGAGTTGAAATATCGAAAACGCCAATTACTGGGTATTCATCGGCAATGAAGGCCGAATACGACCTCGTTCACATACAGCAGAAAAACGGGTCGTCGTTCCGGCCGAGGACGGAGACCAAACGATTGCGTATCAGCGTCGACGACGTGTTACCGATCGACGGGCCAACGGGCTGGCGAATCGAAAAGGCGTCGAGAGCCAAAGTGATCCACGGAGAAGCAAGAGTGCGCTATTCAGACGAGGAAACGCTATTCGGACGCCAGTCGTGCGAGCGCACCCGCGAGCACTCGCGTCGCGTCCGCACAGTCCTCCCAGTCAGTCCACTCGAGCGGATTGTGAGAGATCCCGTCCCGTGACGGCGCAAAGAGCAGCGCGGCGTCGGTCACGTCAGCGACGTGCATCGTGTCGTGGCCCGCGCCGGAGTGGAGGTCGATCGTATCGAGGCCGCCGTCGGCCCCCGCGGCGTGGAGCGCATCGCGGCAGCGCCGACTCATTTCGATCGGGCGACGGTCCCACGGATGCTCGAGCGACGTTTCGACGGCTCTGTCGGATTCGATCCGGTCGAGACTCGATCTCGCGGCGTCGATGACGTGAGTGATCGAGTCGTAGTCGACGTCGCGGACGTCGAGGGTGAGCGACACCCGACCCGGGATCACGTTGGGCGCGTTCGGCGACACGTCGAGCTTCCCGACGGTGGCGACAGCCGACTCCGAAACCGATCGGCGGTCGTTCGTCGCTCGTTCGACGTCGAGGACGAACTCGCTGGCGGCCGCGAGCGCGTCCCTTCGTTCGTCCATAAACGTCGATCCGGCGTGATCGGCCTCGCCGGACAGTTCGACCTGACACCGGGAGAGACCGACGATGGTCGTAACCACACCGCCGACGGCGTCGGCAGCTACCAAACGCTCGGCCTGTTCGATGTGGAGTTCGATCCACGCATCCCACGCGGCCGCGTCGAGCCGGCCCTCCCCGCAGTAGCCGATATCCGCGAGCGCGTCGCCCAGTGGAACGCCGTCGGCGTCCTCGATATCGAGTGCCGTTTGGACCGTCATATCACCCGCTGCGACCGCCGAACCGATCAGTCCCCCGTCGAAGCGTTGGCCCTCCTCCTCGGTGAAACAGACGACTTCGATCGGCCGGGCGGGCTCGGCGGCAGCGTCCTGCATCGCCCGGATGCTCTCCAACCCGGCGTACACGCCGAGCGGACCGTCGAAAATTCCGCCCTCCGGGACAGAGTCCAAGTGACTCCCGGTCGCCACAGCGGCAGCGTCAGGGTTGGCACTGTCTGGGACCCAGCGTCCGACGATGTTGCCGACCTCGTCGATCGAGATCGAGAGGTCGGCGTCGCGGAGTCGTTCGCAGAAGAATTCTCGGGCCCGCCGGTCGGCTTCGCTGCCGGTGAGAACCGTCCGTCCACGGCCCTCGTCGGTGGGAACGGCTCCGAACTCCGCGTTGGACTCGATGTCGCTTCGGAGTCGCTGCTGGTTGATCTGCATAGCGCGTATTCGCTGTGTCTATCTTCTCCTATATTATCCTATCGTCTATCTGTGGGTGGGGGGCTGGTCAGTTCGACGCATAATACTGCGTATTCCAAAATATTTATATGATAGTGTATTCTCTGACGAGCCATATGCAAGAGAATGGCAAGGAGGTAGAGTCAACTACGGATAATGATAACGGGTCGGGACGCCTCGGGCGTCGGACCTTCCTCGGTACCGCCGCGGCGACGGGTGCGGCCGCGCTCGCTGGGTGTTCGGGCGGCGGTTCCGGTGACGGCTCCGGCGACGACTCCGGCGACGGGAGTGGCGGGGATAGCAGCGGCGATTCCGGGACGGGAACGGAGTCGTCCGGGAACCCGAAACAGGGCGGCACGCTGAACTGGGGCGGCGCGGTCCCCGTGCAGGGGCTCGATCCCCACATCGACACCTCCGCGGCGTCGAAGCGCGTCCTCGAGAACATCTACGAGGAGGTCGTCGCACTGCAGGACGACTACTCGATCGAACCACACCTCGCGGAGTCGATGGAACAGTCCGAGGACAACACGCTCCTGACGTTCGAGCTCCGCGAAGGCGTCACGTTCCACAACGGAAAGGAGATGACCTCCAAAGACGTGCTCGCGACGTACGAGCGCGTTCAAAACGGCGATTACCTCGCGACGGGCTTTTTCGAGTACGTCGAGGAACTCCGCGCTCCCGACGACTACACCTTCGAGATCCAGCTCACCGAACCGTTCGCGCCCTTCCTCGCGAAGATGGCGACGGCGGAGCTCTCGGTGATGCCCGCCGAGAACGCCGAGAAGGACATGGTCGAGGAGCCGATCGGCACCGGTCCCTACAAGTTCGAGAGCCGTGAGATCGAGACCTCGTTCACGATGGTCCGCAACGAGGACTACTGGGGCGCATCCGAGGAGGATGGCCCGTTCATCGACACGATCGTCAAGAGCGAGATCCCCGATTCGAGCGTCCGACTCCAGTCGTTCCAAGCCGGCGAGTACGACTTCATCAACGGCGTCGCTCCCAAGGACGTGTCCACCGTCGAACAGAATCCCGACGCCAGGTTCGAGCGGCAGTTCCCGAAGTCGCTCGTCTACCTCGGACTGAACTGCGACGAGGAACCCTTCGACAACAAGGACGCCCGCCTCGCGCTCGATTACGCGATCGACAAGGAAAAAGTCGCAGAGGCGGCCCTGTACGGCACCGGACAGACGACCGCATCGCCCGCAGCACCCGGCAGCCCGTGGGTCCACCCGGACATCGGACCTCGCGAGCGCGACCTCGACAAGGTGCAGGAACACCTCGACGCCGCCGGGATGCCCGACGGCTACTCCGCGACGTTCAAGGTCCCGCAGTCGTACCCCGCACAGGTCCAAGCCGCCGAGGTCATCGCGGGCGACGCCGCGGAGGCCGGAATCGATCTGGAAATCCAACAGATCACGTGGAACTCTTGGCTCTCGGACGTCTTCACCGACCAAAACTTCCAAGCGACGACGAGTTCCTACCTCGCGCTGTGGTACCCCGACGTTTCGTTCTACAAGTTCCTCCACCCGAACGGGGCGTTCTTCTTCACCAACTGGGTCAACGAGGACTACAACTCTCTGGTCGAGGAGGCCCGAACGCTGTACGACGAGGACCAGCGGGCGGATCTGTACCACCAAGCGACGGAGATTCTCCACGAAGAGCGTGCGGGACACCTCTTCCTGTGGTGGCAGCCCAGCCTGTACGCGGCAGCCCCGCAGTACAAAGGTGACATCGGTGCGCCGGACGGATCGACGCTCCAGTTTTCGGACAACTGGCTCGACAGGTAACTCACCGAAAGCCATCGATGTACAATTACGTTTTACGGCGCGTCGGATTCATGGCGGTAACGCTGTTCTTAGTGACGCTTATCGCGTTCGCCGTCACGAACATTCTCCCCGGAAACGTCGCGCTCGTGATACTGGGCCCGAACGCGACAGAGGAGTCACTCGCCGCGCTCGAAGCGCAGTTGGGGCTCAATCGACCGCTGTACATACAGTATTTCGACTGGGTGTTGGGACTCCTCCAAGGAGATATGGGTCAGTCGCTCCGCTTCGGTGAGCCGGTCACGGCGCTCATCGCCGAACGGCTCCCCCGCTCGCTGTTGCTCGCGGTGACCGCGACGCTCATCGCCGTCGCGCTCTCGATCCCGCTCGGGGTCTACGCCGCAGTCAACCAGAACGAAGCGCCCGATCTGACCGCGTCGATGTTCGCGTTCATCGGGATCTCGATGCCCATCTTCCTGTGGGGGCTGGTCTTCATCCTCGTGTTCGCCGTCTGGTTTAACCTCTTTCCGACCGGCGGCTACGTCTCGCCGACCGAGAACCTCGTCGGTTCGGTAAAGCGGTTGGTGCTCCCGGCGGGGGCGATGGGCTTCGCACTCACGGCATACATCATGCGAATGACTCGATCGTCGATGCTGGAGGTGCTGAGCGCCGAGTACATCAAGCTCGCTCGCGCGAAGGGGATGAGCCAGCGGGTCGTCGTGCTCAGGCACGCGCTGAAGAACGCGGTGATCCCGGTCATCACCGTCATCGCGTTCCAGTTCAGCTACGCCTTCGGCGGCGTCGTCGTGCTCGAAGAGGTGTTCTTCTGGCCCGGCATCGGTCGCCTGACGCTGACGGCCATTCAGAGCCGCGACATCCCGCTCATCCAGGGATGCATCATCGTCGTCGCACTGATCTACATGATATCGAACTTCGCCGCGGACCTGCTGTACGCGTACTTCGATCCGCGGATCAGATACGGAGGTGAAGAGTAATGGCCGTCGAACAGCACCGCGATGAGGGCGAAGACGAGGGATTCCTCTCGGAGTCGCAAAAAGAGCGCATCGACAACTTCGCACGGAAGTTCCGATCGAACACGAAGGCGATGGTCGGACTGTTCCTCGTGGTCTCGCTGATCCTCGTCGCCGTGTTCGCGCCGTTCATCGCCCCGTACGGAATGAACGAGACGAGTATCGAAGACCGGACGGAGGCACCGTCGGTCGAGCATCCGTTCGGCACGGACGATCTCGGGCGCGACATCTTCAGCCGCGTCGTTCTCGGCAGCCGAATCTCGCTGTACGTCGGCTTCGGCGCGATCTCCGGCGCGCTCCTCGTCGGGGCCGTCGTCGGCGTCATATCCGGATACGCCGGGGGACTCACGGACGAAGTGATAATGCGGGTGATGGACGCCGCGATGGCGTTCCCACCCGTGTTACTGGCACTGACGTTGCTCGTCGTGCTGGGTCCAGAGTTGGTGAACGTGATCATCGCGCTCGCGTTCGTCTACACGCCGTACATCGCGCGCGTCTCGCGCAGCGCGGCGCTCGCCGAGCGCAACGAGGCCTACGTCGAGTCGGCCGTCGCGCGCGGCGAGAGCGATACGAGAATCGTCTTCAGTGAGGTGTTCCCGAACTGCACGGCACCCATCCTCGTCCAAGGGTCGCTCAACGTCTCGTTCGCGATTCTGGCCGAGGCCAGTCTCTCTTTCCTCGGACTCGGCGCACAGCCGCCGCGTCCGTCGTGGGGACTGATGATCAACACCGGTCGAGGGTTCATGGAGACCGCACCGTGGATGCTGCTGTTCCCGGCGCTGGCGATCGGCATCGCCGTCGTCGGGTTCAACATGCTCGGTGACGGCCTCCGCGACGTCCTCGATCCGAAAGTGGAGGCGATAGAATGAGCACACAGCGCATCGAAAACGCAGAGCCCGCCGACGGCGTCGAGGAATCGACGGATGCAGAGGCACCCCTCCTCGACGTCCGGGGGCTTCGCACCGAGTTCCGGACGGAAGACGACCCGGTCGTCGCCTCCAACGGCGTGTCGTTCTCGTTGGACCGCGGCGAGACGATGGGTCTCGTGGGCGAATCCGGCGCGGGCAAATCGGTCACCGCGCGGTCGCTGATGCGTCTGATCGATCCGCCGGGCGAGATCACGGGCGGCGAAGTCGTCTTCGACGGCGAGGACCTGTTGAAGAAGTCCGAAAAGCAGATGCGCGACATCCGGGGCAACCGGATCGCGATGATTCCGCAGGATCCGATGTCCTCGCTGAACCCGGTGATGACGGTCGGCGAGCAGATCATCGAGACGATTCGGCGGCATCAGGACGTCTCCAAGTCGGAGGCGCGTGAGCTCGCGATCGAGTGGATGGACGAGGTCGGAATTCCGGACGCCGGAGAGCGCATCGACGACTACCCGCACGAGTTCTCCGGCGGAATGCGCCAGCGCGTCCTCGTCGCGATCGGCTTCTCGTGCGAGCCCGACCTGATCATCGCCGACGAGCCGACGACCGCGCTCGACGTCACGACGCAGGCGAAGATCCTCGACCTGCTCAACGAGATGCAGGCGCGGGAGAACACGGCCGTCCTGATGATCACGCACAACCTCGGGGTCGTCGCGCAGACGTGCGACCACGTCGGCGTGATGTACGCGGGCAACCTCGTCGAGACGTCGGAGTTAGACGACCTCTTCGAGCGGCCGCGGCACCCCTACACGCGGGCGCTGATCGACTCGATCCCCGAGGTCGACACCGATTACGACGAGCTCCCGACGCTCGACGGTG
This DNA window, taken from Halobellus sp. LT62, encodes the following:
- a CDS encoding ABC transporter substrate-binding protein; its protein translation is MQENGKEVESTTDNDNGSGRLGRRTFLGTAAATGAAALAGCSGGGSGDGSGDDSGDGSGGDSSGDSGTGTESSGNPKQGGTLNWGGAVPVQGLDPHIDTSAASKRVLENIYEEVVALQDDYSIEPHLAESMEQSEDNTLLTFELREGVTFHNGKEMTSKDVLATYERVQNGDYLATGFFEYVEELRAPDDYTFEIQLTEPFAPFLAKMATAELSVMPAENAEKDMVEEPIGTGPYKFESREIETSFTMVRNEDYWGASEEDGPFIDTIVKSEIPDSSVRLQSFQAGEYDFINGVAPKDVSTVEQNPDARFERQFPKSLVYLGLNCDEEPFDNKDARLALDYAIDKEKVAEAALYGTGQTTASPAAPGSPWVHPDIGPRERDLDKVQEHLDAAGMPDGYSATFKVPQSYPAQVQAAEVIAGDAAEAGIDLEIQQITWNSWLSDVFTDQNFQATTSSYLALWYPDVSFYKFLHPNGAFFFTNWVNEDYNSLVEEARTLYDEDQRADLYHQATEILHEERAGHLFLWWQPSLYAAAPQYKGDIGAPDGSTLQFSDNWLDR
- a CDS encoding ABC transporter permease encodes the protein MYNYVLRRVGFMAVTLFLVTLIAFAVTNILPGNVALVILGPNATEESLAALEAQLGLNRPLYIQYFDWVLGLLQGDMGQSLRFGEPVTALIAERLPRSLLLAVTATLIAVALSIPLGVYAAVNQNEAPDLTASMFAFIGISMPIFLWGLVFILVFAVWFNLFPTGGYVSPTENLVGSVKRLVLPAGAMGFALTAYIMRMTRSSMLEVLSAEYIKLARAKGMSQRVVVLRHALKNAVIPVITVIAFQFSYAFGGVVVLEEVFFWPGIGRLTLTAIQSRDIPLIQGCIIVVALIYMISNFAADLLYAYFDPRIRYGGEE
- a CDS encoding IclR family transcriptional regulator; its protein translation is MTDERPTGSPRTLKTVSRAFDLIRALEELDGAGVTELAEYLDLSKSVVYNYLSTLRAEKFVVKEGDTYRLSLQFLLVGEYVRYQNTLYRIGKPELEELAETTGEFAHLATEQHGLGVNLYKVSGEKAVGSDYQVNKLQRADYLHFSATGKAILAHLPRERVEWIVDKYGLPAKTDSTITDREDLFEELDTIRERGYSLNDEEEITGLQAIGAPVTNRHGRVLGSISVSGPVRRMKRADYHKQLIEDVVNTANVIEVNINMEETDEEFPTFS
- a CDS encoding ABC transporter permease — its product is MAVEQHRDEGEDEGFLSESQKERIDNFARKFRSNTKAMVGLFLVVSLILVAVFAPFIAPYGMNETSIEDRTEAPSVEHPFGTDDLGRDIFSRVVLGSRISLYVGFGAISGALLVGAVVGVISGYAGGLTDEVIMRVMDAAMAFPPVLLALTLLVVLGPELVNVIIALAFVYTPYIARVSRSAALAERNEAYVESAVARGESDTRIVFSEVFPNCTAPILVQGSLNVSFAILAEASLSFLGLGAQPPRPSWGLMINTGRGFMETAPWMLLFPALAIGIAVVGFNMLGDGLRDVLDPKVEAIE
- a CDS encoding Zn-dependent hydrolase, encoding MQINQQRLRSDIESNAEFGAVPTDEGRGRTVLTGSEADRRAREFFCERLRDADLSISIDEVGNIVGRWVPDSANPDAAAVATGSHLDSVPEGGIFDGPLGVYAGLESIRAMQDAAAEPARPIEVVCFTEEEGQRFDGGLIGSAVAAGDMTVQTALDIEDADGVPLGDALADIGYCGEGRLDAAAWDAWIELHIEQAERLVAADAVGGVVTTIVGLSRCQVELSGEADHAGSTFMDERRDALAAASEFVLDVERATNDRRSVSESAVATVGKLDVSPNAPNVIPGRVSLTLDVRDVDYDSITHVIDAARSSLDRIESDRAVETSLEHPWDRRPIEMSRRCRDALHAAGADGGLDTIDLHSGAGHDTMHVADVTDAALLFAPSRDGISHNPLEWTDWEDCADATRVLAGALARLASE
- a CDS encoding IclR family transcriptional regulator, with protein sequence MNAPPRDTIKSDETLLEILDALHSLETATLTAIASEVGVSKSTVHRHLETLRAQRFVDKRDDEYVLGLEFLRYGGAARERYSFHRQSKSIVQQVADQTGEFVGFLVEEQGVGTFIYCEMGTEGVPSEARVGQNVFLHQSASGKAILAFLPEDRRDRILERYGLPPRTEQTLTDMDELRADLSDVRERGYAYAHEEYTTGLRAVAAPAFDAQDDVIGSLVVAGPTHRMRGERFESDLPELVTGAVKEFQLTISYT